From Paenibacillus physcomitrellae, the proteins below share one genomic window:
- a CDS encoding mandelate racemase/muconate lactonizing enzyme family protein, translating into MKIINVESFILHVPLNPPITDAINSPTHWGLPGVRIFTDEGIVGYGYTGTCAYGDKLITDTIDDYYAPVLMGKDPFQVKEIWDELRFGQMHWIGRAGVTHMALAAVDIALWDIMSKAANKPLWQYLGGHKSKGIKAYNTNGGWLNWTKERLLQDISSYVEEGFTGVKMKVGKPNTLEDYDRVKAVRELIGNEIILMIDVNQQWNINTAMTWGKKLEEFDLFWLEEPLNPDDILGHKKLADELNVPIALGEHVYHKYAFRDYIHNGAVEYVQVDCTRVGGITEWLQVAGLAAAYDLPVVPHVGDMGQIHQHLVGATQNAIMLEYIPWIRDIFVEPATVKNGYYVLPEMPGASTEIIPQYFEKYRVK; encoded by the coding sequence ATGAAAATTATTAATGTTGAAAGCTTTATTTTACATGTACCTTTGAATCCGCCGATTACAGATGCCATCAATTCACCGACCCACTGGGGGCTGCCGGGGGTTCGGATTTTTACGGATGAAGGCATCGTCGGCTACGGCTATACAGGCACATGTGCTTATGGAGACAAGCTCATTACGGATACAATCGATGACTATTACGCGCCGGTTCTGATGGGCAAAGATCCTTTTCAAGTCAAGGAAATCTGGGACGAACTGCGTTTTGGCCAGATGCATTGGATCGGTCGCGCAGGGGTTACCCATATGGCCCTTGCCGCCGTCGATATTGCCTTGTGGGATATCATGTCCAAAGCGGCCAACAAACCGCTGTGGCAGTATCTCGGCGGCCATAAATCCAAAGGAATCAAAGCTTATAACACAAACGGCGGCTGGCTGAACTGGACAAAAGAAAGATTGCTGCAGGATATTAGTTCCTATGTGGAAGAAGGGTTTACAGGCGTCAAAATGAAGGTCGGAAAACCGAACACCCTGGAGGATTACGACCGGGTTAAAGCCGTCCGCGAGCTGATCGGCAATGAGATTATCCTTATGATTGACGTGAATCAGCAATGGAATATCAATACGGCCATGACCTGGGGGAAGAAGCTGGAGGAGTTCGACCTGTTCTGGCTGGAGGAGCCGCTTAACCCCGACGATATCCTGGGACATAAAAAGTTAGCCGACGAATTAAACGTTCCGATTGCGCTTGGCGAACATGTCTATCATAAATATGCCTTCCGGGATTACATCCATAACGGAGCGGTAGAATACGTGCAGGTCGACTGCACGCGTGTCGGTGGCATTACGGAATGGCTTCAAGTAGCCGGTCTTGCGGCCGCTTACGATCTGCCCGTTGTTCCCCACGTGGGAGATATGGGCCAAATCCACCAGCATCTCGTCGGAGCTACGCAAAATGCCATTATGCTGGAATACATTCCCTGGATCCGGGATATTTTTGTTGAACCTGCAACGGTCAAAAACGGCTATTATGTCCTGCCGGAAATGCCGGGCGCATCGACCGAGATAATTCCGCAGTATTTTGAGAAATACCGGGTGAAATAA
- a CDS encoding GntR family transcriptional regulator codes for MGSRISRMNVTEEIYRIVKEDILTHKLPAGEKVNIDQLARTLEVSNIPIREALSRLQSEGYLHMVPFKGMFVNLMSLQQLDEIFEIRLQLEPFAAGKAALIIPDGKLAQLSSALDSIRANETARTNDGLQMITEMNDSIHGTILKYCDNHSLRTLVNGYLEQTQRYLTFIELTLDVDDREVEWAEHHAILQQLIQRNVNGASAAMFDHISKARRRANVHFRNTGG; via the coding sequence ATGGGAAGCAGGATCAGCCGGATGAACGTTACGGAAGAAATCTACAGAATCGTCAAAGAAGATATTTTAACGCATAAGCTGCCTGCCGGTGAGAAAGTCAACATCGATCAACTCGCGCGAACGCTGGAAGTCAGCAATATCCCCATTCGCGAAGCGTTATCCCGGCTGCAGTCTGAAGGTTATTTGCATATGGTCCCCTTCAAAGGGATGTTTGTTAATCTAATGAGCCTCCAGCAATTAGACGAAATATTTGAAATCCGATTACAGCTGGAGCCCTTTGCCGCCGGAAAAGCAGCATTAATTATTCCTGATGGAAAGCTCGCCCAATTGAGCTCGGCCTTGGATTCGATTCGCGCCAATGAAACTGCCCGTACAAATGACGGTCTGCAGATGATCACGGAAATGAACGATTCCATTCATGGCACGATACTTAAGTACTGCGATAATCACAGCCTGCGAACGTTGGTGAACGGTTATCTTGAGCAGACTCAAAGATACCTCACGTTTATAGAATTAACTCTGGATGTAGACGACCGGGAAGTGGAATGGGCCGAACATCATGCTATTTTGCAGCAGCTAATCCAGCGGAACGTCAACGGGGCTTCAGCCGCAATGTTCGATCATATCAGCAAGGCCAGACGCAGGGCAAACGTCCATTTCAGGAATACAGGAGGCTAA
- a CDS encoding SDR family oxidoreductase codes for MKALFIGGTGTISSAITQQLINQGCELYLLNRGSRNDELPAGVKTLIADIQDEDKVAKLIQDLEFDVVADFIAFVPEQLERDYRLFNGKTKQFIFISSASAYQTPLSDYRITEGTPLSNPLWEYSRNKIACEEYLMKQYREQGFPITIVRPSHTYDERSIPLGVHGSKGTWQVAKRMLENKPVIIHGDGTSLWTMTHNRDFAKGFIGLMGNIHAIGESVHITSDESVTWNQIYEIIASNLGVKLQAVHVSSEFLAACSTEDYRGGLLGDKANTVVFDNSKIKRLVPEFTATIRLDQGIKETVDHILTHPEYQTEDPEFDAWCDKVIQALEAAADAIKG; via the coding sequence ATGAAAGCGCTTTTTATTGGAGGAACCGGAACGATCAGCTCGGCTATTACCCAGCAGCTTATCAACCAAGGATGTGAGTTGTATCTCTTAAACCGCGGTTCCAGGAATGATGAACTGCCTGCCGGTGTGAAGACTCTTATTGCCGATATTCAAGATGAAGACAAGGTGGCCAAGCTGATTCAGGATTTGGAGTTTGATGTGGTGGCAGATTTTATCGCTTTTGTTCCAGAGCAGTTGGAACGGGACTACCGGTTGTTTAATGGAAAAACAAAGCAATTCATCTTCATCAGCTCGGCATCCGCTTACCAGACTCCGCTGTCCGATTACCGGATCACCGAGGGCACGCCTTTGTCCAACCCGCTGTGGGAGTATTCCAGAAACAAGATTGCCTGTGAAGAATATTTGATGAAGCAATATCGCGAACAGGGTTTTCCCATTACGATTGTTAGGCCAAGCCATACTTATGATGAGCGTTCCATTCCGCTGGGCGTCCATGGCAGCAAAGGAACGTGGCAGGTTGCCAAACGGATGCTGGAGAACAAGCCGGTTATCATTCATGGAGACGGGACTTCCTTATGGACCATGACGCATAACCGGGATTTTGCAAAAGGGTTTATCGGTCTCATGGGCAATATTCACGCCATCGGCGAATCGGTGCACATTACCTCGGATGAATCCGTGACCTGGAATCAAATTTATGAAATCATCGCAAGCAACCTGGGCGTCAAGCTGCAAGCCGTACATGTGTCATCCGAGTTTCTGGCGGCCTGCAGCACCGAGGATTACCGGGGCGGTTTGCTGGGCGATAAGGCCAATACCGTGGTGTTTGATAACTCCAAGATCAAAAGGCTGGTTCCGGAATTTACAGCCACAATCCGCCTTGATCAGGGAATTAAAGAAACGGTGGACCATATCCTGACCCATCCCGAATACCAAACAGAGGATCCGGAATTTG
- a CDS encoding SDR family NAD(P)-dependent oxidoreductase, with the protein MQLQGKVAILTGAGSGIGETAAKLFADQGAHVVIVDWNETQAVRVADEINRKQPPNGRALAVKTDVSSEQQVKRLVQQTITAFGSIDILVNNAAVVLPKELEDISEDEWNRTVDVNLKSVFLMIKHCIPELRKHRGTIVNLASLNGLMGQRQNPVYSATKGAVIAMTKALALDYAQDGVRVNCLCPAGVSTPLLEEWISRQPDPAETVQALKDMHPLGRSATPEEVAKAVLYLASDASAFITGVALPVDGGASLGY; encoded by the coding sequence ATGCAGCTGCAGGGGAAAGTGGCGATCCTTACAGGGGCCGGCTCCGGAATCGGAGAAACGGCGGCCAAGTTATTCGCCGATCAAGGCGCCCATGTTGTCATAGTTGATTGGAATGAAACCCAGGCTGTCCGCGTCGCTGACGAGATCAATCGAAAGCAGCCGCCAAACGGCCGGGCCTTAGCGGTGAAGACGGATGTTTCTTCGGAGCAGCAGGTGAAACGGCTCGTCCAGCAAACCATTACCGCCTTCGGTTCTATTGATATTTTGGTTAACAATGCGGCCGTCGTCCTTCCCAAGGAGCTTGAGGACATTTCCGAAGACGAATGGAACCGGACTGTAGACGTTAATTTGAAGAGCGTTTTTCTGATGATTAAACATTGCATACCTGAGCTTAGAAAACATAGAGGAACCATCGTGAACTTGGCGTCGCTCAACGGATTGATGGGACAACGCCAAAATCCCGTTTATTCGGCAACAAAAGGCGCGGTCATAGCGATGACTAAAGCGCTCGCGCTAGACTACGCACAGGATGGTGTACGCGTAAACTGCCTTTGTCCAGCCGGTGTGTCGACGCCGTTGTTGGAAGAATGGATCAGCCGGCAGCCGGACCCGGCTGAAACGGTTCAGGCGCTGAAAGACATGCACCCGCTGGGCAGAAGCGCAACCCCAGAAGAGGTTGCCAAAGCCGTGTTGTACCTGGCAAGTGATGCGTCAGCTTTTATTACGGGGGTTGCCCTTCCCGTTGATGGGGGCGCATCTTTAGGATACTAA